A stretch of the Notamacropus eugenii isolate mMacEug1 chromosome 2, mMacEug1.pri_v2, whole genome shotgun sequence genome encodes the following:
- the LOC140522858 gene encoding olfactory receptor 14A2-like, which produces MANLTITGFFLMGFSNTWELQVLHAILFLLIYLVALMGNLLIFTLISLDGKLHTPMYFFLKNLSFLDLCLVSITVPKSIANSLSNSYNISFWGCVSQLFLMMLFAASELYFLTAMSYDRYVAICQPLHYEVIMNSETCVKMAAASWLIGGLYGVMYTASTFTLPFCGSREIHQFFCDVPALLRISCSDSHLTVDVIMVLAFSLGIFCSIYITISYSHIISTVLKIPTKESRSKAFSTYLPHLIVFMFFITTCVIAYLMPPQESYPVLDLLLSMFYTVVPPTLNPVIYSLRNEDMKTALRKLIAWKCFSKGLIPKFFQ; this is translated from the coding sequence ATGGCCAATCTCACTATAACAGGATTCTTCCTCATGGGCTTTTCCAACACCTGGGAGCTGCAAGTCTTACATGCCATCCTCTTCTTGTTGATCTACCTGGTGGCTCTGATGGGAAACCTGCTCATCTTCACCCTCATCTCTCTGGATGGGAAACTTCACACTCCCATGTACTTCTTTCTAAAGAATCTGTCCTTTTTAGATCTTTGTCTTGTTTCTATCACAGTCCCCAAATCAATTGCCAACTCTCTGAGTAACAGCTACAACATCTCTTTTTGGGGGTGTGTGTCACAGCTTTTTTTAATGATGTTATTTGCAGCATCAGAACTTTACTTCCTCACAGCAATGTCCTATGACCGCTATGTGGCCATCTGTCAACCCCTGCACTATGAAGTTATTATGAACAGTGAAACTTGTGTAAAGATGGCAGCTGCTTCCTGGCTCATTGGAGGTTTGTATGGGGTCATGTACACAGCTAGCACATTCACTTTGCCGTTTTGTGGCTCCAGAGAGATCCACCAGTTCTTCTGTGATGTCCCTGCCttgctcaggatctcctgctctGACTCACACCTTACAGTTGATGTCATTATGGTTTTGGCATTTAGTTTAGGGATTTTCTGCTCCATTTACATCACAATTTCTTACAGCCACATCATCTCAACTGTGCTGAAGATTCCAACCAAAGAAAGTAGATCAAAAGCGTTCTCTACCTACCTGCCCCACCtcattgttttcatgttttttatcACAACATGTGTCATTGCTTATCTAATGCCACCCCAGGAATCTTACCCAGTTCTGGACCTCTTGTTGTCCATGTTCTATACAGTGGTACCCCCCACACTGAACCCTGTCATCTACAGCCTGAGGAATGAGGACATGAAGACTGCTTTGAGGAAGCTCATAGCCTGGAAATGCTTCTCAAAGGGATTAATACCAAAGTTTTTTCAATAA